CCATGTAGGTAGAATtcttttagaatttaaaaaaaggtgcCTCAGTCAGGACACCAGGACAAAACTGAAGAAGCGTTCAGATATTTTATTATATTCAATCTTCCAAATTGAACTAGCAACCGATAAAACAACTCTCAGGCTAATTTTTCTAGTATGAGGAACCTTTTTAAACCTCAAACTTCAGTGCAAGCTCAGAGCACTTATTTTACAAGTAGACTTAGAGCACCCTACGTGTTTGTGAAAAGCTGCTCTTGGTACAGTAACTCCAAGGCTTAGCTAATCAAGCCTCACAACTAAAAAGAACGAACCTAAATATGAATGTAGAAGACCACACACATGTACTATAAACAAACGCAACAAAAAACAGAGAGGTTTGTGCGTAGAGTGCTTGCAAAATAACTCCACTTGCTGCTTTAGTATCAAAGCACTGAAGAACCGCAACTTCCCAGTTATCCAATCCTGCTCCAGGGATTCTCACAACGGAAGAGCAAACTGTGCTTTTGAGCTCATTCTTGATCATTTTGAACATGCAAATGTCAAGAACTCCTGGGAAAGGCACTGCATTAGAGAACCACAGGTATACTTGTAAGCACAAACCCCCATGCAATGTGTACTGTGCACCTGTGTATACAATATaaatatgcacacatgcacatcaTTAAATGGGAAATCTTTCTCCTTTAATACAGCCATGTTGGGTCTCAAATTTCAGCTCTCTGATGCTCTCAAGATTTCTGAAGACACATTTGTCTTTAATACCAGAACAAACTTGTGTCACAGGCAGCGTTGCTCAGTTCGGGGCAGCCGCTGGCAGCGCGGGCCCACCCCCAGGTCGGTCCCCGGGAACTCGGCACCTTCCCCGCTGCCAGCCGGAGGGACCACTGCTGCACCGGGCTCCACTCCACCTCCTCACACCATGCCTACATGctgccagcagggaggagggaacagaatcaactggaaaagaaacagtagcTGGAAGAGGGACAAACAGGGAGTTCAAGATGCTAAAGAGAGGAGGCAGCATCAGGCTCCCTTCCCACTATTGCCCCGCTACCTGCAGCCACTGCTCCTCCAGTCTCACAACCCCTGCCGCAGGCACAATCCACCCGTCAGCTGGGAACGCTTCCCCCCGCCGTGGCAATAACGCTCCCAAGCCTGTCATcgctctctcctcccctcttcctttctgaaaaccaCAGCCAGGAGAGAGATCAGCTAGACAAAAGCTTAAACCAGTGCAAACGTGAAATACAAGGTAGAAAAACTCTTTTGCTATTACTGGACATGCTGCAGACGTGCCTAGTAACTGTGGCAATATCTAGCGCAAAAGAAACTTAGCATgaatcttttgtttttaaatgacattCAACTCAAACATGCATAGGGAGagtaaagttattttattaaatcatGCACATCACGTGTGTTAGTGCAAATAGTTTAATCTGTACTCCAGAAATTCtattgtaattttatatttttacaaaatagatttaaaacaattatttactttaaaaaatgtaattctgaagTTAAGCATTTCAGAACAATATTTGCAATAACCTATATACAAGAGGTACTAAGTACCACTGGCATACGAGTGTTCTGTGGTTGGGTGGCTTCCTGCAACTGAAGAGGATGAAATGAATGAACTAAAtgacaatatttattttctacaaGTCACTTGTGGACTATTCTTTCGAACTAATAATCCTCCCCTTAGCAAATCCCGTGTAACTTAAGACAGAACCTTAATTAAAGGACAATGACCCTTAAAACCTCACGAAGTAAATTATATGctaaatttctatttaaatatttaaactatcTGTCAATTGCCATAACATTTGTTAAAGCCAATTCAATTGCTGAGATTACCTCCCTATTTTGAAGTTCCCTTTAGCAGAGCCATTTTACTTTACCATTCCTTAGCATATTAAGTCTTTAATAAACTTTTTTGACAGAACTGTTGCGCTGAACAAGACAACTACAGTCTACATTTAATTCAGCACTAACTACAGTGATTCCCACCAAAAGTCTGCAAATAGCAATAGTTATAGTACTTagataaggaaaataaactttGTAATGGGGACCACTGCATCATACGTACAGCCATGTGATGACGATGCACAAAATTTTACTACCAAATTAAAATCGTCTTAACCTGACAATAAATCATCAGGTATATGATTCCAATTTTGTAGTATTTTATGTATCTTAGATTTGATTGTTTTCAGCTAATCACAGATGTACTGTAGCAGTTCTCTTAGTAAAGTTACGTCAACAAAAGCTTATCTAAAGAGCTTCTCCAGCTCAAGTCAGAAAGTatcaaatgactgaaaaaataaattgatacaTGTGGTATGTGAGAAAGTATTCATACTTTTAAAGAACGCATCtctttaaatatatgaaatttaataaattacattCAAACTAAAGTTAACGTAAGTTGAATCACTGCACTATGTCCATCAAATGACCAAGTACTTGCTCCCAGAAATACCTTAGTTCACTCAAGAACACACACATGCTTACACTCGCACACGCGCACACTAAACACTCTAGGCTGGTCTTCACCATCAGTATCTCTATCTCGTTAAGGCTGGACATGAATTGTGTTTATTCCCAAAAATCATTAATAAAGCAACCcttatcaaagaaaaatatgcttcCTTCAAAAGGCGTGGTAAGAGAAGTTTTCTTAAGTCTTGTTCCCAACAGCTCAGTGACTAACAGCAAGTAAAATGGTAtactagtttaaaaacaaaaacaacaaaaaaaaaaaccaacatactgAAAGGCACTGAGCACACTGCATCTGTTTTCCAAGTATCTGCAAGGTTACTTGGCTTGGGTGTCCAaatcagaaatgtgtttttccttttaaatctggCAATCAGATTCTAAAGTAAGTGTCCACAACGCTAGCCATTATAAATAATTTGGTACCAAGAAGCCTACTTTAGGCCACCATTATAGTATTCAGAACCCCAACATACTAATTTAAAACTTGCATGAAATTGTAAGCAAAAATATTGCTCACAGTATGATGAATCACAATTTTATTCCCTCTTTATAGACAGATACATTTTATACAGTTTAAAGCAAATGACCCTACTGCTGTTCTCACGCAGAGCTGTGCTGTATTAAGAggtaaaaaggaagagaattaatCTGTTTTCCCTCAGTATATGAATGTTGCCAGCTTCTAAAGGGAGGACGGTGTATGGATTCAACAACAGTTCTCATGGAGAAGCTCTGGTTAGGCCTGGGTACAGCACCACGGCTGTTACAGCAACCAAAGCTGCCATCACAGGCATCCAAGGCCATTGTCtctgtgtggagagaaaaaaaaaatcaatatcatATTTGTTCTAATTCATACTAATCAGTTTACCCCGTGGCTCCTGAAAGTCCTGAGTACCTGTTGATAGGCATCACTAAAATGTCACCCATGAGCCCTACTGCAGGCTAGTCCTGGCTTAGAGCATCACAGTAAACCGTGTTTCTCTAGCAAAGGGAACTCCACAACTCTTCATGACTGAGGATCATCAGGAGAACTTTTGGCAGTTCCGTGTTTCCAGCTTCATTACTGTACGCACCTCAAAGAAATCTGCTATTCAACATGTGAGggcttaaaatgtttaaaacatggCTTGTGCCAAGTAATTGCTAGACACAGGTTTATGCGGTACTGACATCTTTAACTTAGCTTTTAAACCTTTAAAGGTTTAAATCCAGATCTATGAAGTTAGTTTGTAGCAGATCCTAACAACATCATTTCAAACGGATTGTCACAGCATTTCATGACAACAGTAGCATTTTAGGAGGAGGACACACTGAGAGACGTTAGAGAAAATGCAAGCTGAGAGTTCAGAATACAAACCAACCACCTATTTCtcatcttgtctttttttccatcttcttcacaGCAATAGtgagaaaaattaaagtgtttaGAGCCAGAGAGGAATTTCTTAGTCCATAAATAGGAACCAAAGcttgttgatttttattattattcagagGCAAACTCTTCATTTTTCATAGTTAATTAGGCAATTAAGTTTTCTTACAGGCCCTAGCATCGCAGCATTGTGCAAAAGGTAGCCCATTTGCTAAAGACAAACTGAGACCGAGTTAGAAGAGGCACATTCAGAACCAGATAGAACAAAATTCATTGTTAGAATTAAAGAAATCACACAGATGTTAAGTGATTAGTTGATTGCTCAGCTCATCAGTATCAACGGAATGGCATATTAAATGAAGGGTTTGCTTCAGGTAAAGAAATACCTGTGAGCATTTCACCATGCACTATTTTATACAGAAATGGCACAAACAGGTGAGAGGGACAAACATACATCGACTGAACAGTAGTGCTTGTACCTTTCGCTACCACAATGGGCCGTAACACCAATACAGGAAAGCCAGGATTAGGCCGATGAATACGGCTGGGACGGGTTGTAATATGGAAGGCTAAAGAAGGGAAGGGATATTAAAAATCACTTTGTGCTATAAATCAATCAGGTAAAGATGAtttagagaggggaaaataagtcagtgagttttgttttaattgaaatgtattaaaGACATCTAACACAATACAGCATTATCTAATCTGGTATACAAAGTTAGTACACCATTCTACTCAAATGAACTgggatgtttaaaaataaagggaagtAAGCAGAAAATGTTCTGAGAAACCTCGTGTCACAACTTGGAATTTAGCACTTAAAACCAATACAAGTCTTAAACTGATTTGCCTGTATCTTATTTATAgttggttttactttttctaaGTGATAGGAAATCCCACCTGGATTTCTTAAGGCAGAAAGACTCACACCAATACTGAATTTTTCAGCTACTTCTTCATTCCTTGCAAGTTAGCCTTTCCCATTTTCCatcaccagcctccaggaaaaacaatttttttcctccattagtGAATCAATTACAATTATGTCCACAGGCAAACCCAGTAGTTCAGACATTTCCGTGAGATTGTAACATGACTGTACAATCAACACTAAGTTACTATAAAGCAGGGAAGTACATTTCTGTTAGAGATGCCACAAAGAGCAGCATCTCTGGCAGCTCATCAGCCTTGTGGCCAAATGCAATTCTGAAAATCGATCAAATGTTGCAGCTGGGCCAAACCACCAGCTGGCCAGATTGCAGGGTTCCTTTAGCTTATGGCCTCGTTAGAACCATCTACACATTTTCCCAGCTACATTCAATTAATTGTTAACTACTTTACTTCATATTCTGGATGGACAGCCTCATCCTTAATatgataaattaaaagcaaaaaaggacCTAATTTCTTTTTAGGCTGTCCTTGGAAGACATCTGCTTTCTCTCTATCCTAGCCTATATATtcgtgcacacacacagacacacaggggTTAACTTCAAACcatgctaaatattttcttaagaactTTTTTGTGCTGAAGCCACCTTGATTTTGTtcagtcaaataaataaataataaattcatGCTTGAAGACCTTCTAAAACATTGTGATCCATAAATGAAATCTCATCCTGTTATGAATTTGTAGAAGTCACTTAATCATAGAACCTCCAATATGGTTCGAAACAGGAATCTTAGAAGGTAGTCTAGTCTCTGCCATtcaattaaaatttgttttaatcaaGGCAAATATTTAATAGACAAATTATATGTAACTATTAAAAGTCATTGTCATGCAGGATTATTTTTGTGTCACTGGTGCCACAAGTCAGAGTGCCACCTTCCCACAGAAAGCATGTTGGTAGAAATAATCACAGCAGTGTTCAAAAAAGTGCCAGAAGTTTAAGTCAACCAGAGCAGCTAAGGTTCTCAAACCATTCACATAAACAAATCTATCATATAAAGCACATCAGGAAATAATCAGTGACTACAAGCATGCAAGCACAAGTAGTACACCACACTGCTAAGCGTTTCAGaacacaacactttttttttttttttttaagtaaaacttaaGTATAAAAACGTAATATTTAAATGATATCCCAAATGCAGTACAGCAGCCTTGTCTTTTCTAACATTTGTTAGTTCACTGAACAATTCtatggatttattattttttaaatatttttttattttttaagttatacACATTCATGGCTGTGGCATCTTGGTAAATGAAATAGATGATAAATATCCACCACATTAAATGAAATTGCCTGCAAACGATTAAATTTTCCCCTTCGTGAACTTATCAATCTATAACAAATCTCCTTATTGTCAAGGAGCATTTAACTAGGTGCTTCATCAAAAATGTGCATCTTGTATTAGAATATGAGGATACTCAAACTCAGATACAGATGGGCTGCAAAAAGGAACAAATCCCACAGTGGGAAGTCACTTTCTGTGGGACACTGTCCTCGGAAATGAAGTAGCAGATAATGATTCCAGCATAAGGGGACAATGGTACTTGAAAAATTTGACCTTGGAACTCAGCCCAGTATCCATGATGCTTCAAGTAATCCACAAGATAGATCTGTTTTACATTACTGATTGCGAGTAATGCTTGCTTGAACAGCAAGCTTGTCCTGCAAGTCCTTATACGGTTGGATGCTCTTCATCATACCCTGACCTCCAGGTTTCAACTGCCATAATTAACTCCTCCTCTGGAAGCAGATTTGGGCAACTGCTGTGGTTCctgatttcatttaaatactCACCTCAAACTCTTCCTAAAATTTCCCTTACCTTGCAAGCTTTTCCACTTTCATCAGGTGCTCCAATTCCCTTCACAGTATTTCTTCCCTCTACTATCCCCCTTTTTCCACTGATCATTTTAATCCTGAGGTTAATGTttttaacagagcagaaaatctcACATTCACAATTGTTTATTCAGTGTGATCTCTTCTACTAGAATGCgagttttttggttgttgtttttgaCTTCTGCCTACTTCAGTAACTCAATATTATCTGAGCATTGCAGAAGAATTCTAAGGAGGAAGCCGATTCCAAGAGAATTCTAACATCATATTCCTGAAAACATGGCTGAAAAAAGTGAGAAGGGCTTTGAATTCTTTACATCTTTGACAGCTCTACTATGTTCAGAGGTTTACATTCCGTAATTGGCTATGGCAAGAGTATCCACTCAAACTTTGGGCACCTAGCAGCCAGCTGACTTTAGGGGACGGTACCCGTAGAACTTTCTTCATAGTCAGagaaacagttttctaaaaggCTATTACAGAGCATCCATTATCCTCCTCTGTTGTACTGTCCACTGCAGGAGTTGTTCACCCTGCCCTGACCATAGAGGCAGTACAGGAAGACAATAAGTCAGCTGTCCCAGGGTAGTAAGGTATCTAAAATAAGGCTATGACCACCTTATAACGTGTCTGCCACACCCTTAACATTTGGAGGATTTCTGAAGTCTCAGTATAAAACAAGTTGTCCCTAGCTGTAAACTCAATTCTAATGATACAACTTCTcaaattaattgaaaagaaaataatgttttcattagtGAATACAAAGGACAGTTCAACTGCACTGTTTAAAGCATGAGCCGATCAGGGATAACCACTCTTAAGAAGCATGAGCAAGAGTAAGGGGGGAACATCTGTTGtaataaacattaataaaataaaagcatcttgaGAAAGGTTGCTTAATTCATTTGGATACAGGTTTCTCAGCTTTTACCCATGTATCATTCTCTGAAATTAGTAAGTTTGGCTTAGTTCTGGTTCACTAGTATTTAAGCCAGATGTTTTCAAGAGAGCAGATATTTAAGGCCATATTTAAAACTGTCACACAACTGTAAATTTAACTTGCATGCATAATCGTAACAGTGTAAGGACCTGCAAATTTGCACAGGTAGTACGAGAATGGAATTTTGCATGCATATGGTaggcagcctttttttctttttttaaagtccgTCCTATTTGACCCTTACATACTCCCTCAATCAACAGAATTCCCAGTGTCATCGCCCTACTTCCCCACATATTTTGTACAGACTTACgttgtttcctttttcttgtagCAGCTTCAGGTTTTCTTTACATTGTTTGAGCTCTTCTGCGAGTGACTGATTTTCTTGTTCAGCCATCTCATACTTCGTCTTCAGCTCTGAGAGTGCAGTCTGTGTTCTTTCATActaaagacaaagagaaaacagtctgCGGACCCCTGGGCACCCAACACATGCTTCCATTTGCTTAGCGCACAGCTTCCTTTCCTGTCATCTGCCTAGAGTAACTTGCCTTGGATCAGTACACTCTCTTTTCATAAAAAGCAGGCTAGAAaaaccttaattttctttttttctaaatgaaaattttgtcCCTGACTTTGAAGGGGCTAGGATtactacaaaaaagaaatacGAGGTAAATGCGAGGCCTGAATTCATCTCTCCTACCAAACAGTTACTCATTATCATATTGGAAAGGACTGTAAAAACTACGAAGATAAAACAAGAAACAGGGGAACAAGGAGCCCTTTACATTTAAATAGTGGTCTTACATCTGGGCTGTAGTTTAAATACCTACACCAATCAGATAGGTGCAAAAATCAACATTCTGTATGAAGTAAAACAAACACTCTTCCCACACAGCAAACTTAAACATAAGAGtaagaaaggcattaaaaaaaaaatgttatgccGTATTACAGTCATGCCATAATCCTCAGTGTGGGTCAAGTACAAACAATACTGGGTGAATGTGTCTCATGTTCCTACAGTATGGGCAGCTTCTCCTCTTTCAAACTCACATTCAGTTTTTTCTACAGATCACAAGCTTTCTAGTAGTCCTCATGACAGGGATTAGTAAGGACAGAACCAATGACTTTCAGTACTGGCATTTACCACAAATTTAAAAGATTAGGCATCTCTACAAATACATCTGATTACAAAAACACAGACTAACAAGACTGGGTTTTTCAAATTTTGAGAATGGTAAGGAATGTGACATGGATGAATTAatgacaaagcaaagcaaaggactgcaaaagaaactaaaagcaGTCACTGGGGAAAACGTCACAAAATGCTCATAAAAGAAAGCAAGTAATTGTTGGAGGCTATAGCCTTCTTCCAGACATAATCTTTAGAGGCTGGGCAGATGAAATACGTTCTCAAAATGCTAGCTTTTCCTTATGCACTTGTTAATCTTCTTCAGCAGCCTAGTGATCCAGTAAGATGAAAGGAGACCTTTGTAAGGACTGTGTAGTCCCATTGTCAAATAAAAGACTTTAAATCTAACTAGAAAGATCATACTGactgaaaagaattaattttgatTCATAACAGCTAATGAAACTCTATACCACAATGTTCAGGAAGACTCTGAATAAGGGTTTACCTGTCTGAACAGCTTAAAAGTAAATTCACTAAGGTAATGCACAAAAGTAAACTTTAGGAAGTTCCCAAAACACACGCAAGtcatttttatctgaaattttcCTGTTTAGATTTaacccccagtttatatattgtTAGCTACCATAAAAGTACTTGCAAtacaaatttgaaaaattttaattACTAGGAAtcttatatttttccttttcttttagcttaaaaGTCAAAGTCATTGGGCATTATATTCTCTCgaaacagaaataatgtttcGTGTTACCTCTTTCTGAACATCTTTTGCTTGACTCTCAGCTTCACTGAGTTGGCTTTTTAGACTAGCTGCATCCCGTTGATGTTTTTCTCTCAAAGATCCCATCTGATTTTCAAGTTCCTTTCGAGACATTTCAAGAACACTTATATCGCTGGTTAGCGCTAAACTCTGTTTctgagagctgaaaaacaaaatccaattGATTCCTcatgtgtttaaaatttaaacagacaagagattttttaaaagcacttttcaTCCTCCAAAGCTtcacacattatttttatttaatatggaaATATCAGCTTAGACCAATCATAGAAGTGCAGATCATTGTCTCCCTATACGAAGTACTGACACAAAAGGCTGGCCATAgtcttgcttttaaatatatgtgcACAGCTTAGTGTGTATAATTAATCATAATCTATAATTTATCATTCCTAATCTTTagtttcttattttactttttattattcactaagtatttattatatattccaaagtattttgaaacaaattcGTAACAAGAAGTCTGTCCAAGGTTGTTAGAAGTATTTCACTTATTTGCACACACGCTTCTTTGCTTATGCCAGTTGCATAAGCTAATAGCTAGTATATTCTTCAAGTGTTTAGTACAATTGTGTAATAGTCACAGAAAGCTCTAAATTAAGCCCTTACAAACTTCAGCGTAATAATCAAGTAGTGTTAATTTGTGCCTgtgcaagacaaagaaaaataagggaGAGATCTTGCATATCTCCATTATGCAAATCCTGTATTTGCTCGTGTGACCTTCCGAAAAAATACAAGTGGAAATCAGGGCATGAcggaatgaaaaagaaaggtttgATTCCTGTAAAATAACACATTACTTCTAGAAATGTTTTATTGGGGGAAGTTTCCATTTTTTCAATTAGATCTTACAACAGTAGGGAAgccagaaggggggaaaaaaccccaaacaaacaaaaaaaccccccacatatCTAAGCATGCTGGTAAAATTCAGATCTACAACAAAGTTGCTGTCTCATATTTACTTTGTGAATTAAATTCCAATATCTGAAAGTGAAGAACAACTTCATAATGGGAGATGAAGGGATAAGAGGGGAAGTTACTTCCAGGCAGAAGATTTAGATAGTTTTTAGCAATGTCATGTGCtcaaacagcaaaagaaatacagtaaaatacaaaTACGCCTGCACTCTAAAATCCCTCCCAAAACACATTATGGTGCTTGCGAtaaaaagatttgtatttttccGTTCAGCAAAATATGATACAGAATACTGTTTCTGCCCATCGTTACTATTTATAATGTGATAGGCTTCCATGAGACACCATACTACCTGAGAATCATTTTCCAACCCTGAATGCTGAGAAAATTTTAGGTTAGGAAATCTATGTGGTTTATTATCTTTTAAGTAGAAGGATAACTATTAAGTCTAAATAATTCCACAATGCACACTTCCAAGTCCAAGCAGCAAAATAAGTCGGGTTACCTTATGACAATATAACATGACTGATAAGTAAGTACTACAGAAGCAtttgcaaaatagaaaaaaatagcttgGTATAACAATTTGGTGTGAGAGTGTGTTCTGCCCAATACTatgatataaataaaatttgaataaaTTTATTGAAACACCTTCAGACATTTAGTACcacttttgggaagaaaaaacaacaacaaaaaaacctcttcgGCTACTACAATACCTTCCTAGACAAACCCATTCTGCCCTTACCTAGAAAGCTCCTTCTCTTGTCGTTGAAGTTCAGATGTAAGCAAGGTATTTTCCTTCCTTAGTGTAACACATTCAGCTTCCAGAGCACTCCACTCTGCCTTCAACTTTTCAAGCTCACCTgcaacaaataaaatgtaatggaaTTCAGTGAAATTATTTCATGACTGCTTCAAGTATCACCAGATAACAAATGGAGGAAAAGCTAGTATCAGTCGTAAAtctcaaatatatttgtttataatTACGACACATGAATTCTCTCACAAGCACCTATAAAACATTACCGTATCTTCCACTGTTATGAGGTTTGTGAGCCACTAAACAAGatagtgcttttttttaatgcaagcttCTTCTAAGGCACAAAGGAGTAGGAAACAGTCTGTTTATGGGTCTACTCTAGTATTTTagaaacagtgacagaaaagtgtatttgaagaaaataatttcccagaCTTGAAAATAGCAAACAACTAGAATCACTAGATACCATGCCTCTGCTACAACGAACAGAATGTTTAAAGCAATAACTAAAGGGTAAAAAAAGAGACCTTTGAAATAAATCAGTCcctggtaaaataaataaaaatcaatgttacACACGTCTTAGTAATACAATGACAGAGACTGGAGTCTGAACTGGAAAAAGGCTTCTCTGGCAACTTCACAAAGATTAACTGATTCAgaatttaaagcatattttacaCATGCCGGTTTCTCTTTGGCATGTACGAAGTTTCAGCATGAGCTTTTGAACTCTATTCACAGATTCTCCGAGACCTGAAGCTATAGGCCTGGAGAAGTGGCTCTCAACCAGTCCTCACGAGATGTGGGTGCACCACAGGTGAAGTGAAATGCAAATGAATGAGCCAAAAAGAAGCCCTATCCTGGCTCAGCACAACGTATTTGTGTATCTCTACATCATGCATCCAGaataaagctttaatttaaaatgtattttaacaattttatgtTAAAAACGAGATGGTATCAACAGTTTTATTAAgccataaaaatacagttatttgtCTCAAGTGAAGCTTTTCTAGAAAAATTAAAAGGTCACAAGCTACCCATTTATGGGCTTAAATTATACAGAAGTTACACAAGTCCTTTTGGAAGTCTGTGGCAGTAACAATCCTCAAACAGTACAAGTTTTCCATCCTTTCTAAGTGGAATTATACTTGGTCTACTTTTGATATCAAAGGGTACCTAAGCTAATTTAGGCAAAATTGACAATTACCATTTAATGAAGTATACAAAACAGCTTTTGTAACACTACAAGCCTTGatgcacatatataaatatgcacatatgtgtatatatacacatagtaAATGACTatagagagacagacagacaaataTTGATTTGAATAACTGACATTCATCAGATTGAGAAGGATGCTACTGCTCGCACTGGTCTGTGACATCCTTTTAAACAAGTACCTTTTAAGCGCGTagcctcttccttctgctgatCCTCACACTGCTGACATCTGAGCTGAAAACTGGCTTGCAGACtgacaatttctttttcataatccGAGGCATCTTTCCGCCACCGTTCAAGTTCCGCTCGTACTGTTTGCAACTCATCTTGCAATGCAGAAATATCTGTATCTCGTTCTGATGCTGCCTTTTCTGCTACTTGTTGAAGTGACAGAATCTCATTTTGAGCACTCACTAGTTCATTTCGAGTGCTTGAaatttcattctccttttcctcACGAAGATTCTCAATATCTTCTTGTAATCTTCGCAACTGAGCTGGAAAGCATATGTTaatgttagtattttaaaaaactgtatttacag
This sequence is a window from Mycteria americana isolate JAX WOST 10 ecotype Jacksonville Zoo and Gardens chromosome 11, USCA_MyAme_1.0, whole genome shotgun sequence. Protein-coding genes within it:
- the SLMAP gene encoding sarcolemmal membrane-associated protein isoform X33 — protein: MENQARVKESDLSDTLSPSKEKSSDDTTDAQMDDQDLNEPIAKVALLKDELQGAQSETEAKQEIQQLHKELIEAQELARTSKQKCFELQALLEEERKAYRVQVEESNKQINVLQAQLRRLQEDIENLREEKENEISSTRNELVSAQNEILSLQQVAEKAASERDTDISALQDELQTVRAELERWRKDASDYEKEIVSLQASFQLRCQQCEDQQKEEATRLKGELEKLKAEWSALEAECVTLRKENTLLTSELQRQEKELSSSQKQSLALTSDISVLEMSRKELENQMGSLREKHQRDAASLKSQLSEAESQAKDVQKEYERTQTALSELKTKYEMAEQENQSLAEELKQCKENLKLLQEKGNNRQWPWMPVMAALVAVTAVVLYPGLTRASP